In Marinobacter salinisoli, the DNA window TGCCCTGCACGCATTCGGTCATGATACGGCTCATTGCCTTGCCCCTCGTTGTCTGTCAGCACCCGACCGAAGGCTGGCCTGGGCGCGCAGTTACTGGGTTTGCACCATCTCGTCGGTGACCTGATAGTCACCGTTCAGCCAGCGGACGACTTCTCGGGCTGCCGGATGCTCGAACGCTTCGTAGCAGGCTTTCAAGGAGTGTTTTTTCTCGTCGCTGATCCGGCCCAGGCCGGCGTCCTGCAGCACCAGTAAGTCGGTATGCAGCTGATCCGCCAGCTCCAGCCCCAGCACTTCCCGGGCAGCGTGACGGAACGAGTGCACATACTGGTAGTCCGGCCCCTGCCGATAGGACTCCGCCAGGGTAATGGCCGGGATCTGACTCAGGGTCGGCTGCAGGGCGGGATTGATGCCGTGGCCGTGCAGGTAGGCCGCGTTAGCCGCCGGCCTCCCGGTAAACCCCCTCAGATGCAGATGACGGGACATTCGGTCACCGTCGTTGACCGGGTAGTTGTCCCACAGGACGGGCTTGCGCCCGAGCAGATCGCCAACCCGTCGAAGGTGCCCGGGGGTAATTTCCCGGGAGCAGACTTCTTCGCCGGTCCAGAACACATCGATTTCATGATCCAGCAACCGGCCCAGGTTGTAGAGGTAATCCGAGGGGCGATCACCGAACACACGGTCCAGTACCGGGTCGTCCGAATAATAGCTGGGGCACACACTCAGACGGGGCACGGACACCTGGTCGCGCACCCAGTGCACAATATCCGCCTGGGTCTGGGCCAGCTCCGGGGTGTCGGCGCGCATGTCGTCAAACAGGATGGCGAGCTCTTCAATACCGATGCGTTTGAGCCAGGTCAGCTTCTGCGTCAGCGCCTCGCGGGCAGCATCATCAAACCGGTTAAAGATCTCGTAGGGGCTCAGGCCAACACCGAAACGGACGCCCTGTTCGCGGCAGGTTCGGGCAAAGTTTTTCAGCTCCGACACTATTTCCGGTGGGTGGGGTTCCTGCCATCGCCGGCGCAGGAACGGATCGGCTTTCGGGGCATACAGGTAGAAGCCATAGCCATGGGGCGCCAGTTTTTGCACCAGATGACGCCGCTCATCCCAACTCCAGAGCGGGCCGTAAAATCCCTCAATAATGCCCAGTGTGGTACTCATGGCTGCAACTCCTTGCATGGA includes these proteins:
- a CDS encoding beta-N-acetylglucosaminidase domain-containing protein, which produces MSTTLGIIEGFYGPLWSWDERRHLVQKLAPHGYGFYLYAPKADPFLRRRWQEPHPPEIVSELKNFARTCREQGVRFGVGLSPYEIFNRFDDAAREALTQKLTWLKRIGIEELAILFDDMRADTPELAQTQADIVHWVRDQVSVPRLSVCPSYYSDDPVLDRVFGDRPSDYLYNLGRLLDHEIDVFWTGEEVCSREITPGHLRRVGDLLGRKPVLWDNYPVNDGDRMSRHLHLRGFTGRPAANAAYLHGHGINPALQPTLSQIPAITLAESYRQGPDYQYVHSFRHAAREVLGLELADQLHTDLLVLQDAGLGRISDEKKHSLKACYEAFEHPAAREVVRWLNGDYQVTDEMVQTQ